The Cheilinus undulatus linkage group 2, ASM1832078v1, whole genome shotgun sequence genome has a window encoding:
- the bicra gene encoding BRD4-interacting chromatin-remodeling complex-associated protein isoform X4 gives MDDEDGRCLLDVICDPEALNDFLHGSETHLDTDDLLDGSSDPSSSFFSTTGGHVPEVQPAVQLSANEPAGLPRVSVDLDFLEDDDILGGSPGGEGGSNGIGTNHEPCDILQQSLAEANITEQSLQEAEAELDLGSFGIPGLTQVVQTLPDASLSGAGGTTVGVGIGVGVGGAAAIFPGSAPSTTATPPNATADMLGSVLAQQGLQLQPQVMNKAISVQPFMQPVGLGNVTLQPISSLQALPNGSQSGHLGIGQIQVVGQPTVMTINQSGQPILAKAMGGYQLHQSGPEVSATGSQAALGGSGGGLLIQGNKATLGSPALNGPAVCVSSTNSSSGTMTAPAGLVGFGSTSLSSGIGPQTQTQGQIMQNVIIQRTPTPIQPKPPQGGAIQPKLFKQQQQQQQPQQTPQPSQNDAHKTLGLQQIPVSTAQNVAFLTGKPGSNVVLSTQGTTQGPQFQQTLFKQQAAQPSGKPLSVHLLNQSGSIVIPSQTVLQGQNHQFLLPQLQASGQILTQTPGGHIITSQGPSGQLIANQILTANQNINLGQVLTSQGHPGAAHILSGPIQLQPGQMGTPTLFQMPVSLAQSQSQTQTHTVSGHAQTVIQGMPIQNSLTMLSQVEGLSPAVSLQPALQPQPGGVPSSNSTGAATMAQGQPGESVTVLGSSTDQASHPSQQHVPQSSILAMQPSSSASAATTIPSSSPSMSVPTSSSVTAVGLVPPQAQHSPGRLLFTNQGSSMILSQESLQMFLQQEQHHQTENESTPSVGVPASVIVSSNNITAPAPAVHDSQLTDSWVGQSHSPSPGPSHMTAVVKQVPSSGHKQPLKIQGMSPSPGLTTHTTAPPVAESPQPSQSPLTLSQQIQSPHHQQHSHPPSQPQTQTPSRSCTPSSHPPLFIVHNQLAESSQTTPQGQPQKTQQAQPQQAHIQVQLQSQPRPASQPAPYQQDMPPMSQSPKPPAAPPAQHQFSAPPVSTSATAVVKAPVPIQGLTAEQQHHLQLVGAQLQTLSGITQPSPQQKQLMDKLHQVQQNILLQAKQSAQPKPQPQPQPQPQSTGQFSSQQDVPVDKVVIATSSSTGTPAQLLSVLQPTSVLVKTPATAASDLQVFSGAQGAAGSVVNQTVPPASLTQPAQVQPKPGVISSVGGMSLGKGGMQIQVLGTSLTQMPAPQPPAPAPVQTQTTTMKMPFSAEPSKEARMLEQLRKQQGAVLHPNYNAPFCSFEDTLNRLLPYHVYQGTANSSQDYQKVDDEFEKVSCHLLKRTQAMLDKYRYLLFAESKQRLGPSAEMVMMDRMFIQEEKIALSQDRVLARERPEEFVASARILEGVYSSQQKSSSAEPATETGEVAAAPLPAPPAPAPAPLPDIPSNPTPVPTQAAAPTSVPTPAANPTPAPTAAPPAPPSATPFPPTKLVIKHGGGGASVSWSSSCPAPPAASSRLAEPTSQSTPASRASAPSSSFSSSSLNSQAADDDDALPQRTSKPPMKTYEARRRIGLKLKIKQDQTGFSKVVHNTALDPVHTPQPQQSSQSMSQPQTQLRFEDAKSHPLSSPPNTVIRTQSPVCTAPAASSVTTTATQCNQSLRGNVSHNAAFSTTSSSTQMNGTLDHHDVGEVKHNSNSTATPSQTTCRLPLRKTYRENISPRVRPGVPGGGEESFTYPRPTPSPPKHEASSPPSERTVIASVKVEKRSRDSSYVHTESSHETGRYGSAMQGLDDMDEVFNRGIKTTQHHHLLDREGAKERGEEGTDQETDVGKYKRASGKNRHRAGGTFRMDQHAPGPPSPESSFTRDSLLPAKRCKSDSPDMDNASFSSGSPPDDSLNEHLQCAIDSILNLQQEPSARGQHIKGGNSRSHQHQSQRPGSSAASSHRPSVPPSSSSSSSSLAQHPQVGGRGHNGSLVPQTQSR, from the exons ATGGATGATGAAGACGGCAGGTGCCTTCTAGATGTAATTTG tGACCCAGAAGCTCTCAATGACTTTCTTCATGGATCTGAGACCCAT TTGGACACTGACGACCTTTTGGATGGTTCGAGTGACCCCTCCAGCTCGTTCTTCTCTACCACTGGG GGCCATGTTCCAGAGGTCCAGCCTGCAGTCCAGCTGTCGGCCAATGAGCCGGCAGGCCTGCCCAGGGTCAGTGTTGATCTGGACTTCCTGGAAGATGATGACATCCTGGGAGGATCCCCAGGTGGTGAAGGTGGGAGCAATGGCATTGGGACAAATCACGAGCCATGTGACATCCTGCAGCAGAGCTTGGCTGAGGCTAACATCACAGAGCAGAGCTTACAGGAGGCAGAGGCTGAGCTGGACCTGGGCTCCTTTGGAATTCCAGGCCTTACACAGGTGGTTCAGACACTGCCTGATGCCAGCCTCTCTGGGGCTGGGGGCACCACTGTTGGTGTAGGCATAGGTGTTGGTGTTGGGGGAGCAGCAGCAATTTTCCCTGGGTCAGCGCCAAGCACCACCGCTACTCCTCCCAATGCCACAGCAGACATGTTGGGGTCAGTCCTGGCCCAGCAGGGCCTTCAACTCCAACCCCAGGTGATGAATAAGGCCATTAGTGTTCAACCGTTTATGCAGCCTGTGGGCCTTGGAAATGTGACACTTCAACCCATTTCAAGTCTTCAAGCTCTTCCTAATGGGAGTCAGTCTGGACATTTGGGTATTGGACAGATTCAGGTTGTGGGTCAGCCTACAGTCATGACTATCAATCAGTCTGGGCAGCCGATCCTAGCTAAAGCCATGGGTGGTTACCAGCTGCACCAATCTGGGCCTGAAGTATCAGCTACTGGTTCTCAGGCGGCACTTGGAGGCTCAGGGGGTGGACTTCTGATCCAAGGTAACAAAGCCACTTTGGGATCTCCAGCTTTAAATGGACCAGCTGTTTGTGTTAGCAgcacaaacagcagcagtggCACAATGACTGCTCCTGCTGGGCTTGTGGGCTTTGGCAGCACCTCTCTAAGTTCAGGAATTGGACCCCAGACGCAAACTCAAGGCCAAATCATGCAGAATGTGATCATCCAGCGCACACCAACACCCATTCAGCCTAAGCCTCCTCAGGGGGGAGCCATTCAACCTAAACTCttcaaacaacaacagcagcaacagcagccgCAACAAACACCCCAACCATCACAAAATGATGCCCACAAGACTCTAGGTTTGCAGCAAATTCCAGTGTCTACTGCACAGAATGTAGCCTTTCTGACTGGAAAGCCAGGCTCTAATGTTGTCTTGAGTACTCAAGGCACAACACAAGGCCCTCAGTTTCAACAAACCCTATTCAAACAACAAGCAGCACAACCATCTGGCAAACCCCTTAGTGTACACTTGTTGAACCAATCAGGCAGCATCGTTATTCCCTCTCAGACAGTTCTCCAAGGTCAGAATCACCAGTTTCTCCTGCCACAGCTACAAGCCAGCGGCCAGATCCTCACCCAAACCCCAGGCGGCCACATTATTACCAGTCAGGGGCCTAGTGGACAGCTCATTGCAAACCAGATTTTAACTGCAAACCAGAACATTAACCTGGGTCAGGTGTTGACTTCACAGGGCCACCCTGGGGCTGCCCACATCCTCTCTGGGCCCATTCAGCTCCAGCCTGGCCAGATGGGCACACCCACCCTCTTTCAAATGCCTGTCTCATTGGCTCAGAGTCAAAGTCAGACACAGACGCATACGGTCTCGGGTCATGCCCAGACGGTTATACAGGGCATGCCTATCCAGAACTCCCTGACAATGCTGAGTCAAGTGGAAGGGCTGAGCCCTGCTGTCAGTCTTCAGCCAGCCCTGCAACCACAGCCAGGTGGAGTCCCCAGCAGCAACAGCACAGGAGCAGCCACTATGGCTCAAGGCCAACCTGGAGAGAGTGTTACTGTGCTGGGTAGCTCAACAGATCAAGCATCTCATCCCTCACAGCAGCATGTACCACAGTCCTCTATCCTGGCCATGCAACCATCTTCTTCTGCGTCTGCTGCTACCACAATACCCTCCTCTTCTCCGTCCATGTCTGTGCCCACCTCTTCCTCTGTTACAGCAGTGGGGCTGGTCCCCCCTCAGGCTCAGCACAGTCCAGGACGGTTACTCTTCACCAACCAGGGCTCTAGTATGATCCTGAGTCAGGAGTCTCTGCAGATGTTCCTGCAACAG GAGCAGCACCACCAAACAGAGAATGAGTCAACCCCCTCTGTGGGCGTACCAGCATCTGTAATCGTCAGCAGCAACAACATCACTGCTCCGGCCCCTGCTGTCCATGACAGCCAATTAACTGACTCCTGGGTGGGTCAGAGCCACAGCCCTTCCCCTGGCCCTTCCCACATGACAGCAGTGGTAAAGCAG GTACCCTCTAGTGGACACAAGCAGCCCCTGAAGATCCAGGGCATGTCGCCTTCGCCAGGCTTGACGACCCACACCACGGCGCCCCCAGTGGCAGAAAGCCCCCAGCCTTCCCAGTCTCCTCTAACTTTGAGCCAGCAGATCCAGTCCCCCCACCACCAACAGCACTCGCATCCTCCCTCTCAGCCACAGACTCAAACTCCCTCTCGCTCATGCACACCCTCGTCCCACCCCCCTCTCTTTATTGTCCATAATCAATTAGCAGAGTCGTCCCAAACAACTCCACAGGGCCAACCTCAGAAGACACAGCAGGCACAGCCCCAGCAGGCACACATTCAAGTTCAGCTTCAGTCTCAGCCACGGCCGGCCTCCCAGCCTGCTCCTTATCAGCAAGATATGCCTCCTATGTCACAGTCGCCCAAGCCTCCTGCTGCACCACCTGCACAGCATCAGTTTAGTGCTCCGCCTGTCAGCACTTCTGCCACTGCTGTAGTAAAAGCTCCAGTTCCCATCCAGGGCTtaacagcagagcagcagcaccACCTGCAACTGGTAGGAGCACAACTTCAGACCCTGTCAGGCATCACTCAGCCCTCACctcagcaaaaacagcttatGGACAAGCTGCACCAG GTTCAGCAGAACATCCTGCTGCAAGCCAAGCAGTCTGCACAGCCCAAGCCTCAACCTCAGCCTCAACCTCAGCCTCAATCCACTGGCCAGTTCAGCTCCCAGCAAGACGTGCCTGTTGATAAAGTGGTGATTGCAACATCTTCCAGCACTGGTACACCTGCTCAGCTTCTGTCAGTGCTGCAGCCCACATCAGTGCTTGTCAAAACCCCTGCTACAG CAGCAAGTGACTTACAGGTATTCTCAGGCGCCCAAGGGGCAGCTGGATCAGTGGTGAATCAGACTGTCCCTCCTGCCAGCCTTACCCAGCCTGCCCAG GTTCAGCCAAAGCCAGGGGTGATCAGCTCAGTAGGAGGGATGAGTCTTGGGAAAGGCGGGATGCAGATACAAGTGTTAGGAACTAGTCTGACTCAAATGCCTGCTCCACAGCCCCCAGCTCCAGCTCCTGTACAAACTCAG ACAACAACGATGAAGATGCCTTTCAGTGCAGAGCCAAGCAAAGAAGCCAG GATGCTGGAACAGCTAAGGAAACAGCAGGGTGCCGTGCTTCACCCGAACTATAATGCTCCTTTCTGCTCCTTTGAGGACACACTTAATAGACTGCTGCCTTACCATGTCTACCAGGGAACTGCCAACTCTTCTCAAGACTATCAAAAAG TGGATGATGAATTTGAGAAGGTCTCCTGCCATCTTCTGAAAAGGACCCAGGCCATGCTGGATAAATATCGCTACCTGCTCTTTGCAGAGTCGAAA CAGAGACTGGGCCCTTCGGCAGAGATGGTGATGATGGACAGGATGTTCATTCAGGAGGAGAAGATTGCGTTGAGCCAGGACAGAGTTTTAGCCAGGGAGAGACCAG AGGAGTTTGTGGCAAGTGCGCGTATATTGGAGGGTGTATATTCATCACaacagaaatcatcgtctgctGAGCCTGCGACTGAGACTGGAGAAGTAGCAGCTGCTCCTCTTCCTGCACCTCCAGCTCCTGCTCCAGCCCCTCTTCCAGACATCCCCTCAAACCCCACTCCTGTACCCACCCAAGCTGCTGCTCCAACTTCAGTTCCTACTCCTGCTGCCAATCCTACTCCAGCTCCAACTGCAGCACCGCCTGCCCCTCCTTCGGCCACCCCTTTCCCTCCCACCAAACTGGTGATAAAGCATGGGGGAGGTGGGGCATCTGTGTCCTGGTCCAGCAGTTGTCCTGCACCTCCAGCTGCATCGAGCAGGCTGGCTGAGCCCACCAGCCAGAGCACCCCTGCAAGTCGTGCTTCAGCACCATcatcctccttctcctcttcatctctcaaCTCTCAAGCTGCTGATGATGACGACGCTCTGCCACAGAGAACCAGCAAACCACCTATGAAGACCTACGAGGCTCGCAGGAGAATTGGCTTGAAGCTGAAGATCAAACAGGATCAAACAGGGTTCAGTAAGGTGGTCCACAATACTGCCTTAGACCCAGTGCACACACCTCAACCTCAGCAGAGCAGTCAGTCCATGTCCCAGCCTCAGACTCAGCTTCGCTTTGAAGATGCAAAATCCCACCCTTTATCATCTCCTCCTAATACAGTCATCAGAACTCAGTCCCCAGTATGCACTGCTCCTGCTGCCTCATCTGTCACCACAACAGCCACTCAGTGTAACCAATCACTGAGAGGTAATGTTTCCCACAATGCAGCATTTTCCACTACTTCGTCCTCCACTCAAATGAACGGGACGTTGGATCATCACGATGTAGGGGAGGTCAAACACAATTCTAACTCCACTGCCACTCCCTCACAGACAACATGTCGACTCCCCCTTCGAAAAACATACAGAGAAAACATCAGTCCCAGAGTAAGGCCTGGTGTCCCAGGGGGAGGAGAAGAGAGTTTCACGTACCCCAGACCTACACCATCACCCCCCAAGCACGAGGCGTCCTCTCCTCCCTCAGAGAGGACAGTGATAGCCAGTGTGAAGGTGGAGAAAAGAAGCAGAGACTCTTCTTACGTTCACACCGAATCAAGCCACGAAACAGGCCGTTATGGGAGTGCAATGCAAGGGCTGGATGACATGGACGAGGTTTTTAACCGTGGTATCAAAACCACACAGCACCATCATCTCCTCGACAGAGAGGGGGcaaaggagagaggggaggagggcaCAGACCAAGAGACAGATGTAGGTAAATACAAGAGGGCGAGTGGAAAAAATAGACATAGGGCAGGTGGGACATTCAGAATGGACCAGCATGCCCCTGGACCTCCCTCCCCTGAGTCCTCCTTCACTCGAGACTCTTTGCTTCCTGCCAAACGCTGTAAGTCAGACTCCCCTGACATGGATAACGCCAGCTTCTCCAGCGGCAGTCCTCCTGACGACTCTCTTAATGAGCACCTGCAGTGTGCTATTGACAGCATCCTAAACCTGCAGCAGGAACCCTCTGCCCGCGGGCAACACATTAAAGGGGGCAACAGCAGGTCCCATCAACACCAAAGCCAGCGCCCAGGGAGCTCGGCAGCCTCATCCCACAGACCCTCAGTCCCACCCTCTTCTTCGTCCTCATCCTCTTCCTTGGCCCAGCACCCTCAGGTTGGTGGCCGTGGCCACAATGGCAGCCTGGTGCCCCAAACTCAAAGCAGATAA